In Streptomyces sp. HUAS ZL42, the DNA window CTGGTGCCCGTACCGCAGGGTGAGCGGTCGAACCAGCCGGGGTGGATCGCCATCGCGTGCCGGGAGTGGCGGGCGGTGGAGCCGGGGGCGTACAGATGGACGTGGTGGCAGCCGCGGATGGACGGGTCCCCGGGATGGACGGGTTCCTCCTCGGCGTTGATCGCCTCCATGAGGGACAGGCCCGCCCGGAGGATGTCGTCCTTGCGGGAGCGGTCGAAGGGCAGCCCGAACTGCTCCAGCGGCAGGATGGCGTAGAAGTTGCCGCCGTATGCCATGTCGTATGTCACCGTGCGCCCGTCGGCGAGGGTGATCTTGCGATCGAGGGCGACGGAGAAGGACGGCACGTTGTTGAGGGTGACCGCCTTCGCGGCACCGTCCTCCACCGCGACCTCGGCGACGACCAGCCCCGCCGGGGTGTCGAGCCGGATCGTGGTGACCGGCTCGACCACCTCGACCATGCCGGTCTCGACGAGCACCGTCGCCACGCCGATCGTGCCGTGTCCGCACATCGGGAGATAGCCGGACACCTCGATGTACACCACACCCCAGTCGCAGTCGGGACGCGTGGGCGGCTGGAGGATGGCGCCGCTCATCGCCGAATGGCCGCGCGGCTCGTTCATCAGGAGCTGCTTGATGTCGTCGCGGTGCTCCCGGAAGTACAGCCGCCGCTCGTTCATGGTCGCACCGGGGATGGTCCCGATCCCGCCGGTGATCACGCGGGTGGGCATGCCCTCGGTGTGCGAGTCGACGGCGTGCAGGACGAGTTTGCTGCGCATGGTCCGACCCCCTACGCGAGTCCCGCGGCGACGGCCTTCTCGGTGGCCGAGCGGATCGTGGCCTCCTGTTCCGGCAGCAGGGGCATCCGCGGCGGGCGGCAGCCTCCCCCGTGTCGGCCGACGACGTCCATGGAGACCTTGATGGCCTGCACGAACTCGACCTGGGAGTCCCAGCGCAGCAGGGGGTGCAGCTGCGCGTACAGCCGCTTGGCCGTCGCCAGGTCCCCGTCCACCGCCGCGTGGTACAGCTCGGCACACGCGGCCGGCAGCGCGTTCGGGTATCCGGCCACCCAGCCCTTGGCGCCCGCGATCGCGAGCTCCAGCAGGACGTCGTCTGCGCCGATCAACAGGTCCAGTTCCGGGGCGAGTTCGGCGATCCGGTAGGCGCGGCGGACGTCGCCGGAGAACTCCTTCACCCCGTGGATGTGGCCCTCGCCGTGCAGCTTGGCGAGCAGCTCCGGCACCAGGTCGACCTTGGTGTCGATGGGGTTGTTGTACGCGACGATCGGGACGCCCGCCTTGGCGACCTCCGCGTAGTGCGACAGCACCGACCGCTCGTCGGCGCGGTAGGCGTTGGGCGGCAGCAGCATGACGGACGCGCAGCCGGCGTCGCGCGCCTGCTCGGCCCAGCGGCGGGCCTCGGCGGAGCCGTAGGCGGCGACACCCGGCATCACACGCGCACCGCCGACGGCGGCCACGGCCGTCTCGACGACCTTGGCCCGCTCCTCGGGCGTGAGCACCTGGTACTCGCCGAGCGAGCCGTTCGGTACGACGCCGTCGCAACCGTTCTCCACCAGCCACGCGCAGTGCTCGGCGTACTTGCCGTAGTGGACGGAGAGGTCGTCGTTCAGCGGGAGGGCGGTGGCGACGAGGACGCCGCGCCAGGGGCGGTGATCGGTCATGAGGGTTCCCTCTCGGTGAAGTGGCTGGAGGCGGTGGCCTCGATGGATTCGGTGGCGTCCCTGTGCTGCTGTGCGAGGACGCCGAGCGGCACGGGCCGCGCGAACGGCCGTCGCGACGGCGTGAGCGCGCAGCCCGCGAGCCCGGCGACCGCGGGGCCGCAGACCCGCCCCTGGCACCAGCCCATTCCGGCCCGGGTCAGCAGCTTCACGGTCCTCGGGTCACCGGCGCCCAACTCCGCGACGGCCTCGCGGATCGCGCCGCCGGTGACCTCCTCGCAGCGGCAGACGACGGTGTCGTCGGTGACCTGCTCGGCCCACTGCGCGGGCGGTGCGTACACGGTGTCCAGCGCGGTGAAGAAGTCCCGCAGCCGGGCACGGGTCCGCGCGGCCGCGGCCCACGCGCGGGGGTCGGGTTCGGTTCCGTTCAGGCGTGCCGCGGCCGAGCGGCCCGCGATGTGGCCCTCGGCGAGGGAGAGGGCCGCGCCGCCGATGCCGGTGGTCTCGCCCGCTGCCCAGACGCCGGGCACATCGGTGCGCTGTTCGTCGTCGACGTGGACGGCCAGTCCGTCAAGACGGCAGCCGAGGGTCTCGGCGAGGTCGGTGTGCGGGAGCATGCCGTGGCCGACGGCGAGCGTGTCGCAGGGGATGCGGCGCCCGGTGCCGGGCCTGACCCGGCCCCGGGTGTCGAGCGCGGCGACGGTCACCGCCTCCAGCCGCTCGGTGCCGTGCGCCTCGACCACGGTGTGGTGGACGAGGGTGCGGACCCGGTGCCGGAGCAGCCGGGCCGCGTACCCGGCGCCCTCGGCGACCTTGCCTGGCCGGCCGGCCAGCGCCCGGGCCCGTCGTACGAACGCCTTCGGATCGGCGGACTCGACCAGCGCGGCCACCTCGATCCCGGCCGCGGCGAGTCCGGTCGCCACGGGCAGCAGCAGCGGGCCGGTCCCGGCGACGACGGCGGTGCGTCCGGAGACGGCGAGGGCGCCCTTCAGCATGGCCTGCGCCCCGCCCGCGGTGACCACACCGGGAAGGGTCCAGCCGGGGACGGGCAGCACCTTCTCGTAGCCGCCGGTCGCGAGGAGCACGGCGTCGGCATGTACTTCGGACGGCTCCTCCTGGTCCGGACCGAGCAGGGCGTGGACCGCGAATCCTCGGGACAGCCTCTCCACGCACCAGACATGATGATCCGTCAAGTGGCTTACTGCGCCTGCCCGCACGTGCGTGTTCAGCCCGTCCCGCAACCGCTCCCAGGTCCGCCACCGGCGGTGCAGGGCCTGCGGGCGGCGGGCTCGGAGTGCGGCGGCGGGCTGCCGGTAGAACTGCCCGCCCGCCTCCGCCGCCGAGTCGAGCAGGGTGACGCGGACGCCATGGGCCGCGGCGGCGACGGTCGCGGCGAGCCCCGCCGGGCCTGCACCGATGACGGCGAGATGCGGTACCGCCTCTGCGCGGCCCCGGTCAGTCACAGTGACCCGTCCCCTCCTGCGTACGGATGGCGTCGCCCGGATGCAACGGCACCAGGCAGGCGCGCTGGTTGGGCCGGTCGTTGACCGTGATCAGGCAGTCGAAGCAGACGCCGATCCCGCAGAAGATCCCGCGCGGGCGGCCCTCGCCGCGGGTGGTGCGCCAGGAGGTGACACCGGCCGCCCAGAGCGCGGCGGCGACCGTCTGGCCGGGCAGCGCCTCGATCTCGCGGCCGTCCAGGGTGACGGTGAAGGCCGGGCCGGGGTGGGCCTGCGCCAGTTCCAGCGGGGATCTCACGCGGCCTCCTCGGGGAAGCGGTCGGGGCGGAACGGGGACAGGTCCAGGTCGGGTGGCCCGGCGGTCAGCGCCTGTGCGATCAGGAGTCCGGTGCCGGTCGACAGCCCGATGCCGGCGCCCTCGTGTCCGCAGGCGTGGTGCAGTCCGGGGACGCGGGAGTCGGGGCCCACGGCGGGCAGGTGGTCGGGCATGTAGGGGCGGAAGCCGAGGTAGGCGCGCATCGCCCGGACGTCCGCCAGGAAGGGGAACAGCCGGGTCGCGCCTGCCGCCAGCGCCCGTACGACCGGCAGCGAGAAGGACCGGTCGAAGCCGACCCGCTCCCGGCTCGCCCCGATCAGGATCGGCCCCGCTGCCGTTCCCTCGACGACCGGTGAGGTCTGCAGGGCGGCGGAGTCGCTGGCGACGTCGGCCACGTAGTCGGCGGCGTACACCTTGTGGCGGACCCGGCGGGGGAGGGGTTCGGTGACGAGGACGAAGCCGCGCCTCGGGAGGACGGGGAGGCGGACTCCGGCGAGTGCGGCCAGCTCGCCGCCCCAGGTGCCGGCCGCGTTGACCACGGCCGGGGCGTGGAGATCGCCACGGTCCGTACGGACCCCGCGGACGGCGCCGTCGGGTTTGCGCAGGACGTCCGTGACGGTCCACCCGGTGAGCAGTCGCGCGCCCGAGGCCCGGACGAGGTGGGCGGCGGCGAGGGCGGGCATGACCTGGCAGTCCTGGGGATAGTGCACGGCGCCCGGCAGTCCGGGGGCGAGGTGGGGTTCCAGGTCGTACAGGGCGTCGCCCGCGACGGGTTCGGCGACGACTCCGGCGGTGCGCTGCGCTTTGGCGAACCGCGTGAGTGCCGTGAGTCCGCCGGGCGAGGTGGCCACGACGACGCCGCCCTTGGCGTCGTACTCGACGGACTTGCCGAATTCCTCGGCGAGTTCGCGCCACAGGCGGCCCGACAGAAGCGCGAGGTCCAGTTCGGGGCCCGGCTCCTTGTCGGAGACGAGGATGTTGCCCTCGCCGGCGCCGGTCGTGCCGCCGGCCACCGGGCCGCGGTCGACCAAGGTGACGTCCAGGCCCGCGCGGGCCGCGTAGTAGGCGCAGGCCGCGCCGGTCATTCCGGCGCCGACGACAACGACATCGCAGGTCAGCGGCTTGCTCACACCAGTACTATGTCACATATCTCTGTTCCTGGGAACAAGGTCCGCCCGGGGAACGACGTCTTCGTCGGACCAGGTTGCGGCCGCCGCGTCAGATCCGGCTCCGGGTCGGCAGACGGGCGTCGGGCCGTGGCCGGCCCCTACGTCGACTGCCTGTGCTCCGAGGAGTACAGCCTCGCCCTCTCCGCGCCGGTGGATGTCGAGGGCCGGTTCGTGGAAGTGGCCGCAGCCGACGTGTACCTGCGGCACTTCACTGGAGGGCGCGCGACGCGTGGCCCTCGACGGAATGCGGCTGGTTCCCTGCGGAGGCGTGCCGCTCGTGCTCGTGGTGTCCACGCACTGACACCCCCGCCGGGCCGCGTGCCGCTCCCGCTGAACCGGGCGCCGTCGGCGACCTGAACGCCGACGGCGCCCGGTCAGGACTCGGGGGCGGGGACGACGCTGAGGTGGCCCGCGGCGCCGCGGCGGACGCGGCGCGGACCGCGGGGCGCGGGTTCCGGCGGGCGGGTCTCGCGCAGCACCATGGTCAGCCGCGAGTAGCCCATGTCCTGCAGGGTCTTGGGCGTCTCGCCGACGATCCGGCAGTCGGTGGCGCCCCAGCGCGGGTCCGGGTGGTGCAGTGGG includes these proteins:
- a CDS encoding proline racemase family protein; the protein is MRSKLVLHAVDSHTEGMPTRVITGGIGTIPGATMNERRLYFREHRDDIKQLLMNEPRGHSAMSGAILQPPTRPDCDWGVVYIEVSGYLPMCGHGTIGVATVLVETGMVEVVEPVTTIRLDTPAGLVVAEVAVEDGAAKAVTLNNVPSFSVALDRKITLADGRTVTYDMAYGGNFYAILPLEQFGLPFDRSRKDDILRAGLSLMEAINAEEEPVHPGDPSIRGCHHVHLYAPGSTARHSRHAMAIHPGWFDRSPCGTGTSARMAQLHARGELPLHTEFVNESFIGTRFTGRLLGTTEVAGFPAVLPSFTGRAWITGTAQYLLDPTDPFPAGFVL
- a CDS encoding dihydrodipicolinate synthase family protein translates to MTDHRPWRGVLVATALPLNDDLSVHYGKYAEHCAWLVENGCDGVVPNGSLGEYQVLTPEERAKVVETAVAAVGGARVMPGVAAYGSAEARRWAEQARDAGCASVMLLPPNAYRADERSVLSHYAEVAKAGVPIVAYNNPIDTKVDLVPELLAKLHGEGHIHGVKEFSGDVRRAYRIAELAPELDLLIGADDVLLELAIAGAKGWVAGYPNALPAACAELYHAAVDGDLATAKRLYAQLHPLLRWDSQVEFVQAIKVSMDVVGRHGGGCRPPRMPLLPEQEATIRSATEKAVAAGLA
- a CDS encoding FAD-dependent oxidoreductase, whose translation is MTDRGRAEAVPHLAVIGAGPAGLAATVAAAAHGVRVTLLDSAAEAGGQFYRQPAAALRARRPQALHRRWRTWERLRDGLNTHVRAGAVSHLTDHHVWCVERLSRGFAVHALLGPDQEEPSEVHADAVLLATGGYEKVLPVPGWTLPGVVTAGGAQAMLKGALAVSGRTAVVAGTGPLLLPVATGLAAAGIEVAALVESADPKAFVRRARALAGRPGKVAEGAGYAARLLRHRVRTLVHHTVVEAHGTERLEAVTVAALDTRGRVRPGTGRRIPCDTLAVGHGMLPHTDLAETLGCRLDGLAVHVDDEQRTDVPGVWAAGETTGIGGAALSLAEGHIAGRSAAARLNGTEPDPRAWAAAARTRARLRDFFTALDTVYAPPAQWAEQVTDDTVVCRCEEVTGGAIREAVAELGAGDPRTVKLLTRAGMGWCQGRVCGPAVAGLAGCALTPSRRPFARPVPLGVLAQQHRDATESIEATASSHFTEREPS
- a CDS encoding (2Fe-2S)-binding protein, with translation MRSPLELAQAHPGPAFTVTLDGREIEALPGQTVAAALWAAGVTSWRTTRGEGRPRGIFCGIGVCFDCLITVNDRPNQRACLVPLHPGDAIRTQEGTGHCD
- a CDS encoding NAD(P)/FAD-dependent oxidoreductase; this encodes MSKPLTCDVVVVGAGMTGAACAYYAARAGLDVTLVDRGPVAGGTTGAGEGNILVSDKEPGPELDLALLSGRLWRELAEEFGKSVEYDAKGGVVVATSPGGLTALTRFAKAQRTAGVVAEPVAGDALYDLEPHLAPGLPGAVHYPQDCQVMPALAAAHLVRASGARLLTGWTVTDVLRKPDGAVRGVRTDRGDLHAPAVVNAAGTWGGELAALAGVRLPVLPRRGFVLVTEPLPRRVRHKVYAADYVADVASDSAALQTSPVVEGTAAGPILIGASRERVGFDRSFSLPVVRALAAGATRLFPFLADVRAMRAYLGFRPYMPDHLPAVGPDSRVPGLHHACGHEGAGIGLSTGTGLLIAQALTAGPPDLDLSPFRPDRFPEEAA